From Synoicihabitans lomoniglobus, the proteins below share one genomic window:
- the rlmN gene encoding 23S rRNA (adenine(2503)-C(2))-methyltransferase RlmN, which translates to MKFTPAKPPLTGETLESLTARLREHGEPAYRAKQILEWLYKKRARSWDDMTNLSKPLRAWLAETFELLPLSLVHGKQSLDVTDKLLLELGDKSLIETVIIRVPQEGVGLEHSRKTICISTQVGCAMGCKFCASGLMGLKRDLNAGEIVAQLLHVCYREDARTPRARQELVSFDNIVVMGMGEPLANYEAISTALTIVNSSWGLGFGARRITLSTSGLVPNILKLAESDLNVRLAISLHGATDEVRTEIMPINKAYPLAKLLPAVKTYAEKNGRMVTLEFILIEDVNDALEQAEKLRDIAMDLHAHVNLIPYNTVEGLPWKRPSVTRQEKFADILRRARVSVTLRREKGHDIDAACGQLRLKTEKDRELADVS; encoded by the coding sequence ATGAAGTTCACGCCCGCCAAACCACCGCTCACCGGAGAGACCCTCGAGTCCCTCACCGCCCGGCTGCGCGAACACGGCGAACCCGCCTATCGGGCCAAACAAATTTTGGAGTGGCTCTACAAAAAGCGGGCCCGCTCCTGGGACGACATGACCAACCTGTCGAAGCCCCTGCGCGCGTGGTTGGCCGAGACCTTCGAACTGCTTCCCCTCAGCCTCGTGCACGGGAAGCAATCCCTCGATGTCACCGATAAACTCCTCCTCGAGTTGGGCGACAAATCCCTCATCGAGACCGTCATCATTCGCGTGCCTCAGGAGGGCGTCGGCCTCGAACACTCCCGCAAAACCATCTGCATTTCCACCCAGGTCGGCTGCGCCATGGGCTGTAAATTCTGCGCCTCCGGCCTCATGGGCCTCAAACGCGACCTCAACGCCGGCGAGATCGTCGCCCAGTTACTGCACGTGTGCTACCGCGAGGATGCCCGCACGCCCCGCGCTCGCCAGGAATTGGTCTCCTTCGACAACATCGTGGTCATGGGCATGGGCGAACCTCTCGCCAACTACGAGGCCATCTCGACCGCCCTCACCATCGTCAACTCCAGCTGGGGCCTCGGTTTCGGCGCGCGCCGCATTACCCTCTCCACCAGCGGCCTCGTGCCCAATATTCTTAAACTGGCGGAATCCGATCTCAACGTGCGGCTGGCGATTTCCCTCCACGGCGCCACCGACGAGGTGCGCACCGAGATCATGCCGATCAACAAGGCCTACCCGCTGGCCAAACTCCTTCCGGCCGTGAAAACCTACGCCGAGAAAAACGGTCGCATGGTCACGCTCGAGTTCATTCTCATCGAGGACGTCAACGACGCGCTGGAGCAGGCCGAGAAATTGCGCGATATTGCCATGGATCTGCACGCCCACGTAAACCTCATCCCTTACAATACCGTGGAGGGCCTGCCGTGGAAACGTCCATCCGTCACGCGCCAGGAAAAGTTCGCCGATATCCTCCGCCGCGCCCGCGTATCCGTGACGCTGCGACGCGAAAAAGGACACGACATCGACGCCGCGTGTGGACAGCTCCGCTTGAAAACTGAAAAGGATCGTGAGCTCGCCGACGTCTCCTGA
- a CDS encoding ABC transporter ATP-binding protein, producing the protein MIEVNGLSKSYGTKLAVDNINFTVQRGDILGFLGPNGAGKSTTMKMITGFLRPSAGTAVVGGFDVTRDPVAVKRQIGYLPESAPAYGEMTVAEFLNFIAEARGFKGSARQAPVDRAIRLTHLEGVRSQTIETLSKGFKQRVGFAQAVLHDPAVLILDEPTDGLDPNQKNEVRALIKELATEKAVVLSTHILEEVDAICTRIILISQGQVVVDETPAEFQARQPGARLDAIFASLTQSDV; encoded by the coding sequence ATGATCGAAGTCAACGGTCTCAGCAAATCCTACGGCACCAAACTCGCCGTCGATAATATCAACTTCACCGTGCAGCGCGGAGACATTCTCGGTTTCCTGGGGCCCAACGGCGCCGGCAAATCGACGACCATGAAAATGATCACCGGTTTTCTGCGACCCAGCGCGGGCACCGCCGTGGTCGGTGGCTTTGATGTCACCAGGGATCCCGTCGCCGTGAAGCGGCAGATCGGCTACCTGCCCGAAAGTGCTCCCGCCTACGGCGAGATGACGGTGGCCGAGTTTCTCAACTTCATCGCTGAAGCGCGGGGGTTCAAAGGTTCCGCCCGCCAGGCGCCGGTCGATCGCGCCATCCGTCTCACCCATCTCGAGGGCGTGCGCAGCCAAACCATCGAAACGCTTTCCAAGGGGTTCAAACAACGCGTCGGTTTTGCCCAGGCCGTGTTGCACGATCCCGCCGTGCTCATCCTCGACGAGCCGACCGACGGTCTCGATCCCAACCAGAAAAACGAGGTGCGCGCCCTCATTAAAGAGCTCGCGACCGAAAAGGCCGTCGTGCTTTCGACCCACATCCTCGAAGAGGTCGACGCCATCTGCACGCGCATCATTTTGATTTCCCAAGGCCAGGTCGTGGTCGACGAGACTCCGGCCGAATTCCAGGCCCGCCAACCCGGCGCGCGCCTTGACGCCATCTTCGCCTCCCTCACTCAGTCCGACGTCTGA
- a CDS encoding GtrA family protein: MSSPTSPDATPAPGAPPHRATLRRMGKFLLVGLGGYALLTFGVIALVEWVGLGKRPAYAIMISVVMVTNFYANRRFVFPAGRTGAPARQAVRFLGTSVTFRLLEFMLYSTMIGPFEVPYVAAIALTSALSYGVKYYVFSQWVFR, encoded by the coding sequence GTGAGCTCGCCGACGTCTCCTGACGCCACCCCCGCCCCCGGCGCGCCTCCGCACCGGGCCACCCTGCGGCGCATGGGAAAGTTTTTGCTCGTCGGTCTCGGCGGCTACGCCCTCCTCACATTTGGGGTCATTGCACTCGTCGAATGGGTCGGGCTCGGCAAACGCCCCGCCTACGCCATCATGATCTCCGTGGTCATGGTGACCAACTTCTACGCCAACCGGCGCTTTGTCTTTCCCGCCGGCCGCACTGGCGCCCCCGCCCGCCAAGCGGTGCGATTTCTGGGAACCTCCGTCACGTTTCGGCTGCTCGAATTCATGCTCTACTCGACGATGATCGGTCCGTTCGAGGTGCCTTACGTCGCCGCCATTGCCCTCACTTCAGCTCTGTCCTACGGCGTGAAATATTACGTTTTCTCCCAGTGGGTGTTCCGCTGA